The following proteins are co-located in the Bubalus bubalis isolate 160015118507 breed Murrah chromosome 21, NDDB_SH_1, whole genome shotgun sequence genome:
- the SEC61G gene encoding protein transport protein Sec61 subunit gamma has protein sequence MNGGVGCWYLGLVSGSCGRLSVGSCATCLWLLSRRGADIMDQVMQFVEPSRQFVKDSIRLVKRCTKPDRKEFQKIAMATAIGFAIMGFIGFFVKLIHIPINNIIVGG, from the exons ATGAACGGAGGGGTGGGCTGCTGGTATTTGGGCCTGGTTTCCGGTTCCTGTGGGCGTCTGTCTGTCGGCTCTTGTGCTACGTGTCTCTGGCTGTTGAGCAGACGCGGAGCAG ACATCATGGATCAGGTAATGCAGTTCGTTGAGCCAAGTCGGCAGTTTGTGAAAGACTCCATTCGGCTGGTTAAGAGATGCACCAAACCTGATAGAAAAG AATTCCAGAAGATTGCCATGGCAACAGCAATAGGATTCGCTATAATGGGATTCATTGGCTTTTTTGTGAAATTGATCCATATTCCTATTAACAACATCATTGT tGGTGGCTGA